Sequence from the Fibrobacter sp. UWR4 genome:
TTCTTTAACCAGTACTTTATCTATGTGTTGATTGGCTTGATTACTGCAATTTCTGCTTTAAGTAAGAAGGGGGATACCCGTAAACAGTATGCCGCCGTTTTTGTCTTCGTGCTGGCTCCCATATTGTGCGGCATATTCCAGTTTTTCTTCCCCAACGCACCTTTCTATGCTGTTGGCTATGCGGTAGGCTGTACAATCATTCACGTATTCATTGCATCAAGGGTGCATAACGATCGCCTGGTGCTTGCATCTACTACCGATGAACTGACCCAGGTTTACAATCGACGTTCCTACGAAGAAGACCTTAAGCGATACGAGGATCATCCCATAGAAGATGACTTGATTCTTTTTTCTGTGGATGTGAATAGCTTAAAACAGGTCAACGATTCCCTAGGCCACCTTGCTGGCGACGAACTGATCCAGGGGGCCAGCCTTTGCATTACCAACGCTTTTTCCGGCAGCGGCAAGGTTTACCGCGTTGGTGGTGATGAATTTATTGTTGTTGTACATTCCGATGAATCCGGCAAGAAATATAAGGACAGGCTTGAAAATGAAGTTGACCAGTGGAAAGGCCAGAGAATAAAGGACATGTCTCTTTCTGTTGGTTATGCCGCCAAACGGGATATGCCTAACGCCAGCCTGATGGAATTGAAAAAGTCTGCTGACCAGATGATGTATCATGATAAGGAACAGTATTACAAATCCAAGGGCGTAGACCGCCGAGGACAGCGCGAAGCCTTTGATGCCGTCTGCAATTCCTACACCAAGATTTTGAAGGTCAACCTGACGGCTGATTCCTATGGAATCATCAAGATGAACCTGGATGAGAAAACGGAACAGAAAGGTTTCTCCCATAAGATTTCCGAATGGCTTCATGGCTTTGGAAAGTCCGGGCAGGTTCATGCCGAAGACTTAAGCGGCTACCTGGAAAAAACTTCCCTGGAATTCTTACGCAGTTATTTTACGGAGGGTAACACCTCTCTGAGCATTTTCTATAGGCGACTCTCTGCCGATGGTTACCGCCGTGTGATGATGGAAATGATTCCTTCCGATGATTACACCGCAGAAAACCAGACCTTGTATTTATATGTAAAGGATATTGGCGCAGCCCATGAATCTTGATACCACCCTCTATTTTATTACCGATAGTTCTACTGTTCCTGCTGAAAAGTTCTTGTCTTCTGTGGAGGCCGCCTGCAAGGGGGGCGCAACCATCATCCAGCTTCGCGAAAAGAACAAGTCTACCCGCGAATACATGGAGTTGGCCGCCGCTGTCCATGAAATCACCAGCCGCTATAACGTGCCTCTGATTATTGATGATCGCGTGGATGTAGCTCTCGCTATTGGTGCCGAAGGTGTTCATGTGGGCCAGACTGACATGCCGGTGGCTACAGCCCGTAAGCTCATGGGCCCGGACAAAATTGTGGGAGCCACCACCAAGACGGTGCCCCAGGCTCTGGAAGCCTATGAACAGGGCGCAGACTATTGTGGCGTGGGGGCAATTTATCCCACTACCACCAAGGTGATCACCATTCTCACTAGCGTAGACACCCTGAAGGAAATCGTAAAGGCTGTTCCCATTCCCGTGAATGCCATCGGTGGCCTGAACAAGGATAACATCGATGTACTGAAGGGTTCCGGTATCAAGGGCATTTGTGCCGTTTCCGCAATCCAGAAGGCCGCTGACCCAGAAGTTGCAGCTCGCGAACTGAAGTCCGCCTTCCTGGCGCTATGATCCGCTTGCGCCTTATTTGCATCCCTTAAGGGTTTGTCCTACTGTTAAGGATTGTCCCTTGGTAAGGTTGTTGATGCGAATGACCGCGTCCTCGGAAATGTTGAACCATAGGGCGACATCCGTAAGGGTGTCGCCTTTTTTTACGACGTAGAAGTTTTCTTTCTTCAGCTTCGCCTGCATTTTGCGGTGTGCATCAATGACTTTCTTTTTGGGAAGGTTGTCGACGCCGGGCTGAAGTTCCCATTTGGGGAAGTTAATGATGGTAGCCGGATCGATATTGATTTCGCCATATCTGATTTCAAAATGGAGGTGGGCTCCGGAGGACCTTCCTGTATTGCCCGCCAGGCCTACAATATCACCTGGATAAACATAGTCGCCCACCTTGACGCTTCTGGCGGCCAGATGTCCATACAGAGTCTGCAAACCGTTTTCGTGTTCCACCAGGACGTAATGCCCGTAGCCGCCCTTGTTGTATTTGGACATAATGACTTTGCCCGGATAAGCCGCAACAATAGGCTCCTTCATGATGACGTTAACATCCACGCCACGATGTAGACGATGGCTTCGTACTCCGTAGGGAGAACCAAGCAGGGCTTCGTGGGTGACGGGAATCAGCATGCTGGAAAAGTCAAAATTTTCGATGCTGTTGAAGAACGCAGAATCTTCTTCAGCTTTTGATTTCTTTTCAGGTTCCTTCTTCTTGATGATTTCAAATTCGACCCCTTCTTTCTCGTAGAGAAGAGCTTTGGTGAATGCCTTAGGGTCATCCGCACTAATGGTAATTCTGGAGGAATCTTCTACGACAGGTTCATCAAATACGGTTGTGTCCGTTACCAGTTCTGCTTTACCGGTTCTAACTCTTTTAGGTGGATTCTTTTTCTTTGCGTCCTTTTTTGATTCCTTCTTCGTGTTCTTCTTGGAATCTTTTTTGCTTTCTTTCTTAGCGTCTTTTTTATTCGGACTCTTGTCCGCCTTCTTCGAATCCTTTTTGTCGGCGTTTTTTTTCTCGGATTTTTTCTTCTCGGATTCTTTCGTGGATGTAGACTTTTTCTTTGCGTCCTTCTTTGAATCTTTTTGGACGTTTTCCTTAGCGGCCTGCTTTGGGGTAGTGGTCTTGGCGTATACAGGAACACTCATGCACGCAAATGCAAGAAAAACTGCAACAAGCAGTTTCGTAAACATCTTTGTTCCGTAAAAGCCCATGGTTTTTACAAGGTAGTTTTTATTTCAGGAAAGCGAAGAATACTGCGGCAATAATGCAGAGGAATGCCACAATGTGATTCCATTGTAAGGTTTCCGTATGAAAAACGGTAACTGCAATGACCGTAAAGATGGTTAAGGAGATTGCTTCCTGGATAATCTTCAACTGCATCAGGCTAAAGGGACCGCCGTTAATGCGACTGCCGATGGAGTTGGCGGGAATCATGAAACAGTATTCCAGGAGCGCCAAACCCCAGCTGGCAAGAATCACCAAAATCAAAGGCCAGTCGGTGCTGATGTGCATTTCCTTCAGCTTAAGGTTGCCATACCAGGCGAAGGTCATAAAAACATTAGAACAGCAAAGGAGGAGAATAGTGAAAATACCTGCGCGCATAACAATATTTATGGGTTAGTGTTTCGTAAACGATAAGGGCGTCCTGTGGAATGCTGGTAGGCAAGTCTTGCCCGCACCTGTTCTAAATACTTGATGTAAGTTTCGCTCTGGTAGTCGCGATAGGTCCAGTCGAAGGCGTGGAAATGTCCGTCCTGGAAATAGAGGGTGGGCTCCACGAAAATTCCCCGCTGCATATACACACGCTGACGCTGGTCCTTGGTTGTGGCCAGGAAAAACTGTCCTAAAGTCATGTAACCCGGATCCAGGTTTACCGGGCGAA
This genomic interval carries:
- a CDS encoding diguanylate cyclase; translated protein: MEQALYWIASLTFAIILAIILWHAYTYKNVASPVDKAYRILVSWCVFFCLQDALWGIAAMPEVGHPSFLFGITTGFHIFTVITAYVWLHFVLVYLGSEIHHKRLYRALVLLAVVFQTALVIRNIFVPTIFTIGPNNEYRCEAFRQVAFFNQYFIYVLIGLITAISALSKKGDTRKQYAAVFVFVLAPILCGIFQFFFPNAPFYAVGYAVGCTIIHVFIASRVHNDRLVLASTTDELTQVYNRRSYEEDLKRYEDHPIEDDLILFSVDVNSLKQVNDSLGHLAGDELIQGASLCITNAFSGSGKVYRVGGDEFIVVVHSDESGKKYKDRLENEVDQWKGQRIKDMSLSVGYAAKRDMPNASLMELKKSADQMMYHDKEQYYKSKGVDRRGQREAFDAVCNSYTKILKVNLTADSYGIIKMNLDEKTEQKGFSHKISEWLHGFGKSGQVHAEDLSGYLEKTSLEFLRSYFTEGNTSLSIFYRRLSADGYRRVMMEMIPSDDYTAENQTLYLYVKDIGAAHES
- the thiE gene encoding thiamine phosphate synthase, translated to MNLDTTLYFITDSSTVPAEKFLSSVEAACKGGATIIQLREKNKSTREYMELAAAVHEITSRYNVPLIIDDRVDVALAIGAEGVHVGQTDMPVATARKLMGPDKIVGATTKTVPQALEAYEQGADYCGVGAIYPTTTKVITILTSVDTLKEIVKAVPIPVNAIGGLNKDNIDVLKGSGIKGICAVSAIQKAADPEVAARELKSAFLAL
- a CDS encoding M23 family metallopeptidase, whose product is MSVPVYAKTTTPKQAAKENVQKDSKKDAKKKSTSTKESEKKKSEKKNADKKDSKKADKSPNKKDAKKESKKDSKKNTKKESKKDAKKKNPPKRVRTGKAELVTDTTVFDEPVVEDSSRITISADDPKAFTKALLYEKEGVEFEIIKKKEPEKKSKAEEDSAFFNSIENFDFSSMLIPVTHEALLGSPYGVRSHRLHRGVDVNVIMKEPIVAAYPGKVIMSKYNKGGYGHYVLVEHENGLQTLYGHLAARSVKVGDYVYPGDIVGLAGNTGRSSGAHLHFEIRYGEINIDPATIINFPKWELQPGVDNLPKKKVIDAHRKMQAKLKKENFYVVKKGDTLTDVALWFNISEDAVIRINNLTKGQSLTVGQTLKGCK
- a CDS encoding DMT family protein is translated as MRAGIFTILLLCCSNVFMTFAWYGNLKLKEMHISTDWPLILVILASWGLALLEYCFMIPANSIGSRINGGPFSLMQLKIIQEAISLTIFTVIAVTVFHTETLQWNHIVAFLCIIAAVFFAFLK